In Bufo gargarizans isolate SCDJY-AF-19 chromosome 5, ASM1485885v1, whole genome shotgun sequence, the following are encoded in one genomic region:
- the SEM1 gene encoding 26S proteasome complex subunit SEM1 has protein sequence MTAEKKPQVDLGLLEEDDEFDEFPTEDWPPCDEDEDAHVWEDNWDDDNVEDDFSNQLRAELEKHGYKMETA, from the exons atgactgctgagaagaAACCACAAGTGGACCTGGGTCTCCTGGAGGAGGACGATGAGTTTGACGAATTTCCGACCGAAG ACTGGCCCCCCTGTGATGAGGACGAGGACGCTCACGTTTGGGAAGATAACTGGGACGATGACAACGTAGAAGACGACTTTTCAAATCAGTTAAG GGCTGAACTAGAAAAACACGGGTACAAGATGGAGACGGCGTAG